One Oenanthe melanoleuca isolate GR-GAL-2019-014 chromosome 3, OMel1.0, whole genome shotgun sequence DNA segment encodes these proteins:
- the KHK gene encoding ketohexokinase gives MAAAAGGAAEKRRIMCVGLVCLDIISVVEAFPAEDSDTRCLSQRWQRGGNASNSCTVLALLGAPCAFMGSLAPGPAADFIAADFQRRGVDTAHVAWQPRGEVPCACCLVNARSGSRTIVLHDTNLPDVTARDFQRVDLSQYKWIHFEARNAAEQGAMLERVERHNRAAAPGRRVRISVELEKPREELLPLMGRGHVVFISKDLARHFGYQSAPEALQGLRGRIQPGATLICAWAEEGADAMGPDGQLVHSDAFPPETLVDTLGAGDTFNAAVIFALAEGRSLQDALTFGCRIAGRKCGIQGFDGIV, from the exons AtggcggcagcggcgggcggCGCAGCGGAGAAGCGGCGGATCATGTGCGTGGGGCTGGTGTGCCTGGACATCATCAGCGTCGTGGAGGCTTTCCCAGCCGAGGACTCCGACACCAG GTGCCTGTCCCAGCGGTGGCAGCGGGGCGGGAACGCCTCCAACTCCTGCACGGTGCTGGCGCTGCTGGGAGCGCCCTGCGCCTTCATGGGCTCGCtggcccccggccccgccgctga CTTCATCGCGGCGGATTTCCAGCGCCGGGGAGTGGACACGGCGCACGTGGCCTGGCAGCCCCGCGGAGAGGTGCCCTGCGCCTGCTGCCTCGTCAACGCCCGCAGCGGCTCCCGCACCATCGTCCTGCACGACAC GAACCTGCCTGACGTGACAGCCCGCGACTTCCAGCGGGTCGACCTCTCCCAGTACAAGTGGATCCACTTCGAG GCCCGGAACGCGGCGGAGCAGGGCGCGATGCTGGAGCGGGTGGAGCGGCACAAccgggcggcggcgccggggcgGCGGGTCCGGATCTCGGTGGAGCTGGAGAAGCCgcgggaggagctgctgccgcTGATGGGGCGGGGACACGTG GTGTTCATCAGCAAGGACCTGGCCCGGCACTTCGGGTACCAATCGGCCCCCGAGGCCCTGCAGGGACTGCGGGGGCGCATCCAGCCGGG GGCCACGCTGATCTGCGCCTGGGCTGAGGAGGGGGCCGATGCCATGGGGCCGGACGGGCAGCTGGTGCACTCGGACGCCTTCCCCCCAGAGACCCTCGTGGACACGCTGGGGGCCGGGGACACCTTCAATGCCGCCGTCATCTTTGCGCTCGCAGAAG ggaggAGCCTGCAGGATGCCCTCACCTTCGGCTGCCGGATCGCGGGCAGGAAATGCGGGATCCAGGGCTTCGACGGCATTGTCTGA